DNA sequence from the Streptomyces sp. MST-110588 genome:
GCGTCGAACTGCGGGGCGGGCTCCCGGGCGGGGTGCCTGATGGGGTGGCTGTCTCGGCCACGGTGGACATAAGGGGCTCCCTGTGCGGTGCGTGCGTACGGGCATGCGCACGCTGCAGACGCGCGGACGTTGCAGACGTGCGGACGTGCAGGGGTGCAAGTGCGGGCGCGACGGCCCACATACACCGTACAGGGATCGCTATACGCCGTACAGCGACTTTTTCTCAGCGCACGGACGCCGAACCCGGCTTGATCAGATACCCCAGCCCCCTCCGCGTGTGAATCATCGGATCCCGCCCCGCATCGATCTTCCGACGTAGATAGGAGATGTACAGCTCGACCACATTGGCCCGGCCGCCGAAGTCGTAGCTCCAGACCCGGTCCAGGATCTGCGACTTGCTCAGCACCCGGCACGGATTGCGCATCAGGAACCGCAGCAGCTCGAACTCGGTCGGCGACAGACCGATCTCCTCCCCGCCGCGCCACACCGCACGACTGTCCTCATCCATCAACAGATCCCCAACACTCAACCGGGGCCCGCTGGACGCATACGGAGAGAAGTGGCGCCGCGGCGCCGAGGTCATGGACATGCCCCCACCATGCCCGCCCGCCCTGAAAACCCCCTTTCCCCTCCCTATAAATCCCCTAAGAAACCACCCCTCACAGATCCCCCGAGAAACCAGCCCACCCCCCGCAACCGCCCCCTCAACCCCTCAACCCCTCAATCCCACAATCCCTCCCCCCGCCGGCCGGCTGGGCCGCCCCCGCGCGGTCCAGCCGGCCAACACCCCATCAGCATGGCACCCACCACTGACAATCGCCCTGACCAGCTCGTTCACCGAACCCGCGGCCCACCAGCCCTTAAAACAACCCCTCCTGACAGCCCGCGCCCGCACCTCCCGGCCGCACGGAAACAGTCGTCACCCCACCCGCCGCGCCCCTCAACACCCATCCCGCCAACAACCGCCCATCCACCACAAACACCCCACCCCCAACATCACTCACATACACATCACCTCCCACCCCAGCCACCACCTCCCCCACAATCTCCTCCCCCGCCGCCAACGCCACGACCTCCCCGGCCCCCACGGGCACCCGCGCCAGCCCGAAAAGCTCCCCCTGGTCCTCGTACGCGAAAGGCACCGGCTCCAACGCCTCCGGCCATCCCGCCAGCCCCTGCGCCGCCGCATGCAGTGCGGCCAGCGCGGCAGCCCGCTCCGGCACCGGCGGCAACGCCGCACGCCCCGCCCGCTTCTCCGCCTTCCCGAACCGGTCCCGCACCTCCAGCGCGCTCCCCAGCAACGCCTCCGCCCGCCGCGCCGCCATCAACGGCCCCCGCCCCAGCCACGCGTACCCGACGGCCCCCTGCTCCACCAGCCGCGCCGCCCCCCGCGCCACGCCCGTGATCCCCACCTTCACCAACCCGGCCCCGAAATACGCCAAATACACCCCATAGGGCCGCGGATCATCACCCATCGTGTCCGCAGCCACCGACCGGGACCGGTCCAACCGCGCACAATCCGCACACCGACCGCTCGCACTCCCCCCGTCGAGCACCGCCCCGTACGGACACAAAATCCACCGCCCCCCGCGCCGCACCCCCACACAGCGCCGCTCCCCCACCACCGCAAACGCCAGCCCCCGCCCCGCCGCCAACGCACTGAACCGCTCCTCGCCCCGCTCAGGCGAATACCACCCCAGCCCCTGCCGCACCCCCCGCCACCACACCCCCGTACACCACCACACCCACCCACCCTACGGCCGCCCCACCGGCCCCGCCGCGGACGCGACCGACCATTCGACGGCGTTCACGTAACCGCCCAGACCACCCCCGCACACGCGGGAACCACATCCACGTCCTCGACCATGTCACCGAGGACTGGGGACCACCCCCGCACACGCGGAGACCACACTCTCCTGGTCGACATGGACGGAACGGCCCGGGGACCACCCCCGCACACGCGGGGACCACTGCGCCGTCCAGCCGGGTATCCACCAGGGCTCGGGACCACCCCCGCAACACGCGGGGACCACTCCAGGTCTCCAATCAGAATGTGCGGCGGCCGGGGACCACCCCCGCACACGCGGGGACCACCGGTCGACGGCGATCAGCGCGGCCCGGCTGAAGGGACCACCCCCGCACACGCGGGGACCACCGGTGGGTACGGTGTTGAGTTTTTCCCCCACCGGGACCACCCCCGCACACGCGGGGACCACGACCCTGGCGGCACCGGCGCGTTCACCACGACGGGACCACCCCCGCACACGCGGGGACCACAGGAGCTGACCTGGGCTTTCAGTCGGCGAGAGGGCCGTTTTTGCTTACTTTCCGAGAACTCGACATAACACCTACTCCGGGCATGGCCTACTCATCGCATCAAGGTAATCGCCACGGTCGACAGTCAACAGGCCAGTCCGCTGCCCGACTTGGCCAAGAGCCGTCGGCCCCCGGCGCCTGCGGGACCCACCCGTGCCCCGCCGTCCGGGGGCGCCCCCGCTCCCGCAGCGCCCACCCCCGGCCCCGGCCCCGGGCCCCGGAACGTCGCTCTGTATGCGCTGGGTGAGACCCCCAAAGCAGCCTGGAGGTGCTGTCTCAGGGAAGCCGCCGTACCGAAGCCGGCCTCGGCGGCGATTCGGTCGATCGTCAGGTCCGTCTCCTCCAGCAACTGGCGGGCCCGCTCCACCCGTTGCTGGGTCAGCCACTGCAACGGCGAGATGCCGGCCTCCTCCCGGAACCTGCGCGTAAAGGTCCGTACGCTCATCGATTCGCGCGCCGCCAGCTCTCGCAGGCTGACCGGCCGGTCCAGGTGCTCCAGCGCCCAGGCCCGTGCCGCGCCCGTGGAGGAGAGCTGCGGCTCGGGAACCGGCCGCCGGATGTACTGAGCCTGTCCGCCGTCACGGTGCGGCGGTACGACCGTGCGCCGGGCCACGTCGTTGGCGACCGCCGCCCCGTGGTCGCACCGGACCATGTACAGGCACAGGTCGATGCCGGAGGCGACGCCCGCCGCCGTCAGGACGTTCCCCTCGTCCGCGTAGAGCACATCCGCGTCCAGCGCCACCGCAGGGAACCGCCGCCGGAACTCCTGGGCCGACTTCCAGTGCGTGGTCGCCCGCCGCCCGTCCAGCAGCCCGGCCGCGGCCAGGACGAAGGAACCCGTACAGATCGAGGCGACACGCGCACCAGGCCGGATGCGGGCCATCGCCTCGGCCACCGACGGGAGCAGCCGCCCCTCGTCGTCCATGCCGTAGCTCTCCTGGGAGGCCGGTACGACCACGGTGTCGGCCTCTTCCAGCGCCTCGGGCCCGTGCGCCACGTAGATCGTGAAGTCGGCGTCCGTACGTGTCTCACCCGGCTCCGGCGCACACGTCAGCACCTCGTACAGGGGTTCGCCCCCCGCCCCCTGGGCGTGCCCGAACACCCGGTGCACGATCCCGACCTCGATCGGCAGCAGACCGTGCCGTACCAGTACGGCGACCCGATGACGACCGTCATCCGCGAAAGCGCTCATACCCCCGCCCCCATCCCCCGATCCTCACGGCCGGGCCCTCATCACCCGTCCCCACCCGTCCCTCATGGCCCGATCGTTGCACAGCGCGATCATTGGGCCAACGTCCCCAGCGCTCACGCAACGACAACAGGCCCGGTATACGTACAGCGAGTACGTATACCGGGCCTGTCATTCAGCAGTAGCGGGGACAGGATTTGAACCTGCGACCTCTGGGTTATGAGCCCAGCGAGCTACCGAGCTGCTCCACCCCGCGTCGGTGAACCCGACCTTACGCCACCACCCCACCACCTGGGAAATCCTTTACGGAACCGACAGGCGATCCGGGGCCGGTGTGCGGCGGCCACAGGTCCCTCAGGCGGCCTGGACAGTCTGACCGGCCTGGACGGTACCGGCGGTCTGGACGGTACCGGCGGCCTGGACCGTCTCGCCGGTCCGGGCGTCCCGGGCGGCGCCGGGGGTCAGGCCCAGGGCGCGGAAGGTGACGCGCTGGTCGAACCACAGCAGCGCCATCGTCGTACCCGCCATGACGACCGCGAAGAGGACATGCCCGACCGTGGAGGTGACCTGGGTGCCCAGAGCGCCCAGCAGCGCGTGTGCGCCCATCCGGAAGGCGATCAGACCGATGGCGATGAAACGGGTACGGGAGTTCTTCAGCAGCGCCTTCACCAGCTTGATCCGGCGGCGCAGCACGGTCAGGCCGACGGTGATGTTCACCGCCGCGAAGCCCAGGATCACCATCCAGGCACCGGACCACGCGTGGCACAGGTCGTAGGCGGCCCCCATGACCCCCTCGAAGGCAAAGAACCACACCGGCAGCGGCTTGACGTTCGCGAGCTCCTCCGCGGAAACCTGCGTCGACTTCTTCTCGGCCTTCGTGAAGATCTTCATGTCCGTCCCCTGGTGAAGTGGTGAAGTACTGCTGCCCTGTGATGTCTCCATCCTGGTAAAACCCCGGTCTTCCCGGCAGCATCAAGCGTCCCTACCTCGCCAGGACAAATGTCATGGCGCCCGGCCGTCGGCGCCGGCAGGGCGTTCGCCGATCACCGTTACGGGAGCGAAGAACCGCAGGATGCGCTACTGGGCCTGGCGGCGAAGCATGCGGCGCACGCGGCCGGCACGCCGAGCAGAGGCGAGTTCACGGCCCAGGCCACCCCTTGCTGACACCCCTGCTGATACGTACGGTCGCCCCGTATGCGAACCCGCCGACGTGACAGTCGTGTTGACTCGCAGCGGGACAGCCCTGCGGGTTATCAGAACCTGCGTTGCTGGAACGGCGCCCCCCAGAAGCCACGGGATCCGAACCGCTCGAAAGAGTCCGCACCTCGGCCGCGGAAAGGCGTCTCGCCGCCATCAACCGCCGCAAGGTCAAGAAAATAGCCTTCTGGGTCGGCATGCTCGCCTGTCTTGTGTGCTCGCTCGCCGTGATCGCAGGTCTCGTCCAGGGCTATTACGAGATGGGCCATCCACCCGGCGGCTGGTGTCAGGACGATTCCCCCAAGCGTGTGAAGCCCTGACCAGGCTCAACCAGATTGACTTGAAGCATGTGGGTCGCATGTTCGCGCTCACGCCGGCCCCTCCGGCGTGGTCCGCTCCCCTCCGTGGCGGTCCGGGAGCGATCCCACGGCCACCCCGCCCGCAGGGCGGGCTTGAACCAGTAGAGAAAGTTGTAACTCAGGCTGGCGGGAGGGGCTTGAAGTCTTCTGTGCAGGCGGGGAGTGCGGTGCCGTGCCGGTGGGCTAGGGGGAGGAAGAGTACGGGGCGGATGGTCCAGGTGATGCGGGTGGTGGCCTGGGTGACGGTCACCGTGTAAGGCTGTCGGTGGAGCAGGGCTGCCCTGGCCTTCATGCGTCCTTCGCAGAGCCAGGTCCAGGCTTCGCGGGAGGCGTCGGGGTCGAGGGCCGGTGTGATGGTGCGGAGGGCGACGGCTACCCACCTGTCGGCCTGGTGGGCCGAGTAGGCGTCGAAGGATGCGTGCAGGGCCGGCTTCTCGGTCGGGTTCGCGAGGTCCTGCGTCCAGCACTCGCACCAGTAGCCGCGGCGGGGCTTGTCGGTCTTCAGCATGGGTGGGCTCCTGGCCGGTTGCTCGTGAAGAGTTCTGCGGTGACGGTGTGGGCGCCCTGGCTGCTGTGGACCACCACGCGGTGAGCGATCGCGTTGACCATGCCGAGCCCGCGGCCGTGCTCGGCCTCCTCGTTTTGGTCCTCGACCTTGGGGTACGTGCCTGCGCCGCCGTCGTCGGTGACCGACAGGGCGATGACCTGTGGAGTGACCGCAAGGGACAGGTGGAAGCTGCCGGAGTCCCGCCCGCTGGCGGTGTGCAGGATCGCGTTCGAGCTCAGCTCGCTCACGAGCAGTTCGGCGTCCTCGGCCAGCGGGGAATCGCGCAGTACGTCGCGGGTCCATCGGCGGGCCCGGCTCACCTCTTCCGGGGAACCTGGGCAACTGAGCCCCCAGACCCGAACCCTACTCATATACTCGTGCATACAAGCTCCTTCGCGCTGGTAGGCCGCCATGTACAGCGGGTTCGGGCTAGACGAGTTTCACGCCGTCGTGGGCGCGGACGGCCGGCGGGGCAGTCGCGTCGAGCGCGTCCAGGACGCGGATCGCGTACGCCTCGTCGGCGAGTTCGGTGACTTCCTCGCGGGTGGCCCACCGCAGCGCGCGGGTCTCGTCCCCGGTGGCGGGGGTGCCGTCGGCGGCCCGGCAGCGGAAGACCAGAGACACGATCAGGCCCGTCATGTTCTTGTAGACACCGGTCAAGGTCGCTGGAAGATCGATCTTGATGCCGGTCTCTTCGAGGACTTCGCGCTGAAGGGCTTCCGGGATGGTTTCCTCGCGTTCGAGGACTCCGCCCGGCGGTTCCCAGTGGCCGTTGTCGCGGCGCTTGATCAGGAGAGCCCGGCCCTGGTCGTCGACGATGACTCCGGCGACGCTCACGGAGTGCGGACGGTCGGTGCTCACGTTCCTCGGCCCTTTCGGATGGCTAGGCTCTCCACCGTAGCAACAGCACTCGCCCACTCGTCTAGATATCTAAAGGAGTAGTCCACGTGACGTCTCTTCCGAGCGTTCTTGGCGCTCTCGACCCCATGAGTGATCGTGCGGTTTTCCGGCAGATCGCCGATCAGCTTCGCGAGGCCATCGACCGTGGCCGGTTCAGGGAAGGGGAAAAGCTGCCCTCGGAAGCCGAGCTGGTGGAGCACTACGGGGTTTCCCGTATGACGGTGCGGAACTCCTTCTCGGTCCTCCAGGGCGAGGGCCTGGTCCATGCCGAGCACGGCAAGGGTGTCTTCGTCCGGCCGCGCCCGCCCGTCCACCGCCTCGCCTCCGACCGCTTCGCCCGGCGCCACCGCGAGCAGGGCAAGTCCGCGTTCACCGTGGAGGCCGATGCCGCCGGCAGCCATCCCACGGTGGACGGCCTGGAGGTCAAGGAGGAGAAGGCCAGCCAGGACATCTCCGCCCGGCTCGGCTCCGTACGGCGGGTGCTCGCCCGGCGCCGCCGCTACCTGCTCGATGGCCGGCCGGTCGAGTTCGCCACCTCCTACCTGCCGCTCGACATCGCCCGCGGCACGCAGATCGCCGAGCCCAACCCCGGCCCCGGCGGCATCTACGCCCGGCTTGAAGAGCTGGGCCACCACCTCGACCACTTCGAGGAGGAGATCCGCGCCCGGATGCCCTCACCCGCCGAGGTCAAGACACTGCAACTGGCCTCCGGCGTCCCGGTGATCCGCCTGATCCGCACGGCGTACGACACAGAGAAGCGGGCCGTGGAGGTCTGCGACACGGTGATGGCGGCGGACGCCTACGTCCTCTCCTACCAGCTCCCGGCCACCTGACCGGCGGTGCGCGAGGCACCCCGATTGAGCCTGGCAACCTGTGACCCGCATGTTCGCTCCGCGGGCTCGTCGGGGCGGGCTGCGGCTGATCCCGCTCCAGAAGACGCGGAACACATGCGAGCGGCGCTCGACAGTCTTTCGGGAGCTGTGAGCGGCACCGGCTGGCCCGGTTGCTGTTTTCGCTGCTGTACGGCACGACAAAGCCCCCGTCCGGGTGACCCGGCGGGGGCTTTGACCTGCTGTGCGCTCGGCAGGATTCGAACCTGCAACCTTCTGATCCGTAGTCAGATGCTCTATCCGTTAAGCTACGAGCGCTTGGCTTTCCGGCGGTTTTTCTTGCCGGTCGGCGTTGCGGGAACAACATTACATGACCTGCGCCGTGAGGCGAAATCCGATTCCCTGACCGCCTCTGACCTGCGGAAACGCGGTTGGGGGCGGGGGCGGGGCGGGTGGTCCGGGTGGGGGAGCCTTCGATGATCCGGGCGGGAATCGGGCAGGTGTGGCCCTTGGCGGGGGAAGCGGCGGGGAAGTAGACGGGCAGCCGGGTGCTGATGCTGCCTGCCTGGTCCTGTTGGTGCTGTGAGGCCGGTCCTTGGTGTGCGCCGGGTTTGTCGGCAGGTGTGTCGGCGGGTGCGTCACGGCGCGTACGGGTGAGGGCGTACGAGAGAAGGCGTACGGGAACGGGCGGGCGAGTGGGGGCACCGTCGGTGGGGCGTACGGATGGAAAAAGGTTCAGGCCCTGGTCTGTGGGACCAGGGCCTGAACCGTGAAGCGGAGGCGGAGGGATTTGAACCCTCGATGGGCTTTAAAACCCAAACCGCATTAGCAGTGCGGCGCCATAGACCGGACTAGGCGACGCCTCCACACACCCCACCCGCGCGTAAGCGCTTCGTGGCGTGTCCAGAATGATGGCACAGCTCAGTGTGCTGCGACCAATCGCCCCCTACGGTACTAGGCAGGTGGGCCACCGGGCAAAGGTCTTCCGCGCCGGGACAGCGCGCGCCCCGGGCTGGGTCGGCGGGGCCCCGGGCGGAGTCGGCGGCGCCCGGGCGGGGACGGCGGGGCGCTCATGGGGGCTTACACATCTCGCACACCGCACGTACACGGTTTGCACGCGGCTCACGCACGGTTCGTACACGTCTCGAACATGGCGTCCCGTACGGCGCGGCGCGCAACGTCATGGGCCGCGGCGCGTTAAACGTGCCGGGAGCTCTTGCGGGCGAGAGAGCCCCGTAGTGCCTCTGCAGGTCTTCGTATGTCCCTCAGACGACGCCCCTCCCCGCGCACCTGGAGTCCGTGATGCCGCTCCGCCGACCGTCTCTGTTCGCCGCGGTCATCGCCGCCGCCTCCGTGGCGTCCCTCGCGTCCGCGGTGTCGCCGGCCGTCGCGTCGGCCGCCACCGCGCCGGCCGCCGCCGCTCCGATTCCGCTGTTGCCGTCGCGGACGGCTCCCACGGCCGGGGATCACCTCACCGTCACCGTCAGCCACTCCGGCGGTCCGGCCACCGACGGCACGTACGAGCTGCGCTGTCACCCCGCCGGCGGCACCCACCCGGCCGCCCGGTCCGCCTGCGCGCTGCTGGACCGGCTGACGACCTGGGGCTCCGATCCGTTCGCGCCGGTGGCCTCGGACTCCCAGTGCACGATGCAGTACGGCGGCCCGGCCACCGCCCGCGTCACAGGCGTCTGGGCCGGCCGCCCCGTGAAAGCGAACTTCAAGCGGTCCAACGGATGTGAGATCAGCCGCTGGGACCGTTTCGAGCCGCTGCTGCCGGCGACCGCTTCATGAGGGCGGGGAGGGATGTGGGGAGAGGTGTGGGGATAGACGTGCGGAGAGGTGTGCGGAGAGGTGTGGGGAGGGATGTGCGGAGAGGCGCGCGGAGGGATTGGGTGCGGATTTTTGGGGAGGACTTGGTGAGGGATTCGGTGAGGAACTTCGGGAGGGAGTAGCGCGGCAGGTCAGGACGCGGGGCACATGTCGGGCGTGCGGCGAGTCGCGCGGAGCCGTGCCGGTACCTCCCCCTCATCCGTCTCCGCGCCCTCATACAGTGCCCGTAGACTCCTTTCCAGTGACCCGCCACGGACGTGACGGTGAGATCTGCAAGGTGCGGTAACAGGGAGGAAGCGTCGTCGTGAGCAGCAGGCCATCCCGAGGCGCTGCTCGCCTCGCAGCCATACTCGACGCCCTGCCCGACGCGCTGTTGCTCGTCAACTGCAACGGCACGGTCGTCAACGCCAACACCATCGCGCTGGAGACGTTCGAGGCTCCTGGAACCGCCCTGGTGGGCCGTGGGCTGCT
Encoded proteins:
- a CDS encoding helix-turn-helix domain-containing protein yields the protein MSAFADDGRHRVAVLVRHGLLPIEVGIVHRVFGHAQGAGGEPLYEVLTCAPEPGETRTDADFTIYVAHGPEALEEADTVVVPASQESYGMDDEGRLLPSVAEAMARIRPGARVASICTGSFVLAAAGLLDGRRATTHWKSAQEFRRRFPAVALDADVLYADEGNVLTAAGVASGIDLCLYMVRCDHGAAVANDVARRTVVPPHRDGGQAQYIRRPVPEPQLSSTGAARAWALEHLDRPVSLRELAARESMSVRTFTRRFREEAGISPLQWLTQQRVERARQLLEETDLTIDRIAAEAGFGTAASLRQHLQAALGVSPSAYRATFRGPGPGPGVGAAGAGAPPDGGARVGPAGAGGRRLLAKSGSGLAC
- a CDS encoding ATP-binding protein yields the protein MHEYMSRVRVWGLSCPGSPEEVSRARRWTRDVLRDSPLAEDAELLVSELSSNAILHTASGRDSGSFHLSLAVTPQVIALSVTDDGGAGTYPKVEDQNEEAEHGRGLGMVNAIAHRVVVHSSQGAHTVTAELFTSNRPGAHPC
- a CDS encoding NUDIX hydrolase, with translation MSVAGVIVDDQGRALLIKRRDNGHWEPPGGVLEREETIPEALQREVLEETGIKIDLPATLTGVYKNMTGLIVSLVFRCRAADGTPATGDETRALRWATREEVTELADEAYAIRVLDALDATAPPAVRAHDGVKLV
- a CDS encoding GntR family transcriptional regulator gives rise to the protein MTSLPSVLGALDPMSDRAVFRQIADQLREAIDRGRFREGEKLPSEAELVEHYGVSRMTVRNSFSVLQGEGLVHAEHGKGVFVRPRPPVHRLASDRFARRHREQGKSAFTVEADAAGSHPTVDGLEVKEEKASQDISARLGSVRRVLARRRRYLLDGRPVEFATSYLPLDIARGTQIAEPNPGPGGIYARLEELGHHLDHFEEEIRARMPSPAEVKTLQLASGVPVIRLIRTAYDTEKRAVEVCDTVMAADAYVLSYQLPAT
- a CDS encoding SSI family serine proteinase inhibitor; amino-acid sequence: MPLRRPSLFAAVIAAASVASLASAVSPAVASAATAPAAAAPIPLLPSRTAPTAGDHLTVTVSHSGGPATDGTYELRCHPAGGTHPAARSACALLDRLTTWGSDPFAPVASDSQCTMQYGGPATARVTGVWAGRPVKANFKRSNGCEISRWDRFEPLLPATAS
- a CDS encoding DUF2797 domain-containing protein gives rise to the protein MWWCTGVWWRGVRQGLGWYSPERGEERFSALAAGRGLAFAVVGERRCVGVRRGGRWILCPYGAVLDGGSASGRCADCARLDRSRSVAADTMGDDPRPYGVYLAYFGAGLVKVGITGVARGAARLVEQGAVGYAWLGRGPLMAARRAEALLGSALEVRDRFGKAEKRAGRAALPPVPERAAALAALHAAAQGLAGWPEALEPVPFAYEDQGELFGLARVPVGAGEVVALAAGEEIVGEVVAGVGGDVYVSDVGGGVFVVDGRLLAGWVLRGAAGGVTTVSVRPGGAGAGCQEGLF